In Anaerolineae bacterium, a genomic segment contains:
- a CDS encoding polysaccharide biosynthesis tyrosine autokinase → MIVSVRRSPQPFRRYVAIIWRWFWLIGLCTLLAGGTALAISYNSTPIYEASATLLIYNDYTPIFTDGRLARTYAELLKMRPVLEQVIERLSLPMEPIELVKDITVQPILDTQLIRLKVKNPNPELAARIANTLPEVFIEHNQRIQTSRFASSEENLAREIEILQQDIAHAREAINRLGTPQTPAQQVELDRLQNNLTQYRASYLNLLSSYEGIRLSEAQLVNNVVVSEPADVPIYPVRPRTLLNTLLAAIMGAILASGSVFLIEYLDDTIKTPEEVLRVLNLPTLGAIARFDDKGQQLIAHTSPKSPIAEAYRTLCINIQFSSVDRPVRTLLITSSGPREGKSTIAANLAIVMAQTGQMVVLVDTDLRRPTLHKLFHLPNAVGLTTALFSDTNLMPDGYVQPTEVENLYVFTSGPLPPNPLELLGSQRMQELIQRLQQEADLLIFDSPPVLAVTDAAVLARQLDGVLLVIDAEETRQPIAQQACEELSKVGARILGVALNKLTAGRSGYYSYELG, encoded by the coding sequence ATGATCGTCAGCGTAAGAAGATCACCACAACCTTTTAGACGGTACGTAGCGATCATCTGGAGATGGTTTTGGCTGATCGGGCTGTGCACTTTGTTGGCCGGTGGGACCGCCTTAGCTATCAGCTACAACAGTACGCCGATCTACGAAGCGTCCGCCACGCTCCTAATCTATAATGACTACACTCCTATCTTCACCGATGGACGCTTGGCGCGCACCTACGCGGAGCTGCTCAAAATGCGTCCTGTGCTTGAGCAAGTCATTGAGCGCTTAAGCCTTCCGATGGAGCCAATAGAGCTAGTTAAGGACATCACCGTCCAACCCATCCTCGACACCCAGTTGATCCGGCTAAAAGTGAAAAATCCGAACCCTGAGCTGGCAGCCCGCATCGCTAACACTCTGCCGGAGGTCTTCATCGAGCACAATCAGCGCATCCAGACTAGCCGCTTCGCCAGCTCGGAGGAGAATCTAGCTCGCGAGATCGAGATCCTCCAGCAAGATATCGCTCACGCTCGGGAGGCTATTAATCGTCTGGGCACACCGCAGACTCCCGCTCAGCAGGTGGAACTGGACCGTCTTCAGAACAATCTGACACAGTACCGTGCCAGCTATTTGAATCTCTTAAGCAGCTATGAAGGGATTCGCCTGTCTGAGGCGCAATTGGTAAACAATGTCGTGGTCTCGGAGCCGGCTGACGTGCCGATCTATCCAGTTCGCCCCCGCACGTTGCTCAACACGTTGCTAGCCGCCATCATGGGGGCAATCCTGGCTTCGGGCAGCGTTTTTCTAATCGAGTACCTGGACGACACCATCAAAACGCCGGAAGAGGTCTTGCGAGTCCTAAATCTGCCGACATTGGGAGCCATTGCCCGCTTTGACGACAAAGGGCAGCAGCTAATTGCGCACACAAGTCCTAAGTCGCCTATCGCCGAAGCCTATCGCACCCTGTGCATCAACATCCAGTTCTCCAGTGTGGATCGCCCAGTCCGCACGCTGCTGATCACCAGTAGTGGCCCCCGCGAAGGCAAGAGCACGATAGCGGCTAATCTGGCCATCGTGATGGCCCAGACCGGCCAGATGGTGGTCCTGGTGGATACCGACCTGCGCCGGCCCACGCTGCATAAGCTTTTCCATCTGCCGAATGCAGTAGGGCTAACGACCGCGCTGTTCAGCGACACAAACCTAATGCCGGATGGGTATGTGCAGCCCACCGAGGTCGAAAACCTGTATGTGTTTACCAGCGGCCCCTTGCCGCCCAATCCCTTGGAGCTGCTAGGCTCTCAACGCATGCAGGAACTGATCCAGCGGCTTCAGCAGGAGGCAGACCTCTTGATCTTCGATAGCCCGCCCGTGCTGGCCGTGACCGATGCAGCAGTGCTGGCTCGTCAGCTCGATGGGGTACTGCTAGTCATTGATGCCGAGGAGACACGTCAGCCGATCGCCCAACAAGCCTGTGAAGAGCTGAGCAAGGTAGGGGCCCGCATCCTCGGCGTGGCATTAAACAAACTCACGGCTGGCCGATCTGGCTATTACTCCTATGAACTTGGATGA
- a CDS encoding sortase — MTRPDVATATPTPVPEVLSPEPTATPNSPPVRLVIPDLGIDTPVVEVAWRIVGQGDQRRSEWQTAENAAGHHVNSANPGQAGNVVISGHHNTKGRVFEQISRDIDRREPRLRPGSEIHVYAADGHRYVYEVEQVLLLPDVGASEEERKQNASWMAPTDRPVLTLITCWPMWTNTHRVIVRAHLNAEKSATSPSTKP, encoded by the coding sequence ATGACGAGGCCGGATGTCGCTACCGCAACACCCACACCCGTGCCGGAAGTCCTCTCCCCCGAGCCAACAGCGACGCCTAACAGCCCGCCTGTCCGGCTGGTCATCCCGGACCTTGGGATTGACACGCCGGTGGTAGAAGTAGCCTGGCGGATTGTGGGTCAAGGCGATCAACGGCGTAGCGAGTGGCAGACAGCCGAAAATGCCGCTGGCCATCATGTCAATAGCGCTAATCCTGGTCAAGCCGGTAACGTCGTTATCTCTGGACATCACAATACCAAGGGAAGGGTCTTTGAACAGATCAGCCGCGATATAGATCGCCGGGAGCCGCGCCTGAGGCCGGGCTCCGAGATCCACGTATACGCAGCTGATGGCCATCGCTACGTATACGAGGTAGAACAGGTTTTGTTATTGCCGGATGTGGGTGCCAGTGAAGAAGAACGCAAGCAAAATGCCAGCTGGATGGCTCCCACAGACCGGCCAGTGCTCACATTGATCACTTGCTGGCCCATGTGGACGAACACGCACCGGGTCATCGTGAGGGCCCATCTGAACGCCGAAAAATCGGCTACAAGCCCATCAACCAAACCATGA
- a CDS encoding ASKHA domain-containing protein, with amino-acid sequence MSKEMTGGDNHRAHRIVFQPAGRQGYVPAGITILEAARSLGVEIESICGGRQTCGKCRVVIEEGFFPKLGIHSSRDHVSPVSEREARYAQRKGLDIEQGHRLSCSAMVCGDLLIHVPEESQARKQVIRKAAREMGIELDPAIRLCYVEVEPPTLERPTGEWELAQRELATRFGLRELAIDITALRGLQRALRQGQRGITCTIWQEREVIRVQPGYHEGAYGLAVDVGTTTVAAYLCDLRTGAVLASEAIMNPQVTYGEDLLSRVSYAISEPEGLTRMNRAIIASLNELAGRAARVAGITPEDITEIVLVGNTVMHHILLGIDPRELGGMPFPAAVHGPLDYKARDLGLALAPGAMAHILPIEAGYVGADNVGVILAEEPHKVSPNEIVLIIDVGTNGELLLGNSEHLLCCSSPTGPAFEGAQIVHGMRAALGAIERVRVDPNTLEVRFRVIGEQRWSDEWTEEVPPAEKARGICGSGIIEAVAELFKAGVIDRSGHFVADCPSPRFRRQGNQASFVLAWPHETSTGQEIALYADDVRAIQLAKAALYSSARILMRRRGVERVDRIILAGAFGSYIDPERAMTIGMLPDCDLSRVYAVGNAAGDGARIALLNRRKRLEAAEVARRVEFVETAAEPDFQDQFMTAIYLPHMFDEFPHLDPILARAQLAGSNR; translated from the coding sequence ATGTCCAAAGAGATGACAGGCGGCGATAACCACCGGGCCCACCGGATCGTCTTTCAACCGGCCGGACGCCAAGGATATGTCCCAGCCGGGATCACCATCCTGGAGGCAGCACGTTCCTTAGGGGTGGAGATCGAATCCATCTGCGGCGGACGTCAAACCTGTGGCAAATGCCGGGTGGTCATCGAGGAGGGGTTTTTCCCCAAGTTGGGCATCCACTCCAGCCGGGATCACGTCTCTCCTGTTTCAGAGCGTGAGGCTCGCTACGCCCAGCGCAAGGGGCTGGACATTGAGCAGGGGCATCGCCTCTCGTGTTCGGCCATGGTATGTGGCGACCTGCTGATCCACGTGCCGGAGGAGAGCCAAGCGCGAAAGCAAGTGATCCGTAAAGCCGCCCGCGAGATGGGCATCGAGCTGGATCCAGCGATCCGACTGTGCTATGTAGAGGTGGAGCCGCCGACACTAGAACGGCCCACCGGCGAATGGGAGCTAGCGCAGCGAGAGCTAGCGACGCGCTTCGGCCTGCGAGAGCTGGCCATTGACATCACCGCGCTGCGCGGGCTGCAACGGGCACTTCGCCAAGGCCAGCGTGGGATCACTTGTACTATTTGGCAGGAGCGCGAGGTGATTCGCGTGCAGCCAGGATACCACGAGGGTGCTTATGGCCTGGCCGTAGACGTAGGCACCACCACGGTGGCTGCTTACTTGTGCGATCTGCGCACAGGTGCCGTACTGGCTTCCGAAGCGATCATGAACCCGCAGGTCACCTACGGGGAGGATCTGCTCTCACGTGTGTCTTACGCCATCAGCGAGCCGGAGGGCCTAACCCGCATGAATCGGGCCATCATTGCCAGCCTGAACGAGCTAGCTGGCCGCGCCGCCCGCGTGGCGGGCATCACCCCGGAAGACATCACCGAGATCGTGCTGGTGGGCAACACGGTCATGCACCACATCTTGCTCGGCATTGACCCTCGCGAGCTGGGTGGGATGCCGTTCCCGGCCGCGGTGCATGGCCCTCTCGATTACAAGGCTCGTGACCTGGGATTGGCTTTAGCGCCTGGCGCCATGGCGCATATCCTGCCCATCGAGGCCGGCTATGTGGGCGCGGACAACGTGGGCGTCATCCTAGCCGAGGAGCCGCACAAGGTTTCACCTAACGAGATCGTCTTGATCATTGACGTGGGCACCAACGGCGAACTACTGCTGGGGAACTCGGAGCACCTCCTCTGCTGCTCCAGCCCGACCGGCCCTGCCTTCGAAGGAGCGCAGATCGTCCATGGAATGCGCGCCGCCCTCGGCGCCATCGAGCGAGTGCGGGTAGACCCCAACACACTAGAGGTGCGCTTCCGAGTGATCGGCGAGCAGCGCTGGAGCGACGAGTGGACGGAAGAGGTGCCGCCCGCAGAGAAGGCGCGCGGTATCTGCGGCTCCGGCATCATTGAAGCAGTGGCCGAGCTCTTTAAGGCGGGCGTGATTGACCGGAGCGGCCACTTTGTGGCGGATTGCCCATCGCCGCGTTTCCGTCGTCAGGGGAATCAGGCCTCGTTTGTGCTGGCTTGGCCGCATGAGACCAGCACAGGGCAGGAGATCGCTCTGTATGCGGACGATGTGCGGGCGATCCAGCTTGCCAAGGCCGCGCTGTACTCCAGTGCGCGGATCCTGATGCGTCGTCGCGGTGTGGAACGGGTAGACCGGATCATCCTAGCTGGCGCGTTCGGCAGCTACATTGACCCGGAACGGGCAATGACCATCGGCATGTTGCCCGATTGCGATCTGAGCCGCGTGTATGCAGTGGGCAACGCGGCTGGCGACGGAGCGCGCATTGCCCTACTCAACCGGCGCAAGCGGCTAGAGGCGGCCGAGGTCGCGCGCCGGGTGGAGTTCGTTGAGACAGCGGCCGAGCCGGATTTTCAAGATCAGTTCATGACCGCGATCTATCTGCCGCACATGTTCGACGAATTCCCACATCTGGACCCGATCCTGGCAAGAGCCCAGCTCGCTGGAAGCAATCGTTGA
- a CDS encoding LCP family protein: MSTSRWAFVVVIAMLFLPLLGAACLSQQFTSSDRTLSVLHPLLVPSPTSARATFSEVAVPTNPPRPIPRDLAPAPTPTPRPWIETDNYLILGIDQRPGDKDWRTDSILLAAVDWNGRRVGMVSIPRDLYVEIPGTGEARINRVDYIGESTKYPGGGPALLRRVLTQTLGLDFRHYVRINMQQFERIVDTLGGVTVTLPCTLYEAVPDSHSPTGLAEWTLPAGENWLNGENARRFATFRYYSSDFDRARRQQMLLWALRDRALQINVIPRLPELWAAFRDTVQTDLTLPEIIRLAQFALQLKPENVHGLTFDFSLVESITTESGAYILRLRDPQALQAWLGNVFEAKPVLASLPGKTECPPRPAPRVLPTAIPSDIGEITSTAVLTAAP, encoded by the coding sequence ATGTCAACTTCGCGTTGGGCCTTCGTCGTCGTGATCGCTATGCTCTTCCTGCCGCTGCTGGGAGCAGCTTGTCTTTCGCAGCAGTTTACAAGCTCCGATAGGACCCTCTCCGTCTTGCACCCGCTGCTTGTCCCGTCGCCGACCTCCGCTAGGGCCACTTTCTCTGAGGTGGCAGTGCCTACGAATCCACCACGCCCTATCCCACGTGACCTAGCACCAGCCCCTACCCCCACGCCACGCCCCTGGATTGAGACAGACAATTACCTCATCCTGGGCATTGACCAACGGCCAGGAGATAAAGATTGGCGTACAGATTCCATCCTGCTAGCCGCCGTGGACTGGAATGGGCGGCGCGTTGGAATGGTCAGCATCCCGCGTGACCTGTACGTAGAGATCCCCGGCACAGGTGAGGCGCGGATCAATCGTGTCGACTACATCGGCGAGAGCACCAAGTACCCAGGTGGGGGACCGGCTCTGCTGCGTCGCGTGTTAACCCAGACATTAGGACTGGATTTCCGGCACTACGTGCGCATCAATATGCAGCAGTTCGAGCGGATTGTGGACACGCTGGGAGGCGTTACTGTCACCTTGCCCTGCACGTTGTACGAGGCCGTGCCGGATAGCCATTCTCCTACGGGTTTGGCCGAGTGGACGCTGCCCGCAGGGGAGAATTGGTTGAACGGTGAGAACGCGCGCCGGTTCGCCACCTTTCGCTACTATTCTAGCGATTTCGATCGGGCACGCCGACAGCAGATGCTATTATGGGCACTGCGTGATCGTGCCCTACAGATCAACGTGATCCCGCGCCTGCCCGAGCTGTGGGCGGCCTTCCGCGACACTGTCCAAACCGACCTGACTTTGCCCGAGATCATCCGCCTAGCTCAGTTCGCCCTCCAGCTCAAACCGGAGAACGTGCACGGACTGACGTTTGATTTCTCACTGGTGGAATCGATCACCACCGAGAGCGGCGCATATATCCTTCGCCTGCGCGATCCCCAGGCCCTTCAAGCATGGCTGGGCAATGTGTTCGAAGCAAAGCCGGTGCTCGCCTCTCTCCCTGGCAAGACGGAATGCCCACCACGGCCGGCTCCTCGCGTCCTCCCCACTGCCATTCCCAGCGACATAGGCGAGATTACTTCCACTGCTGTGTTGACGGCAGCTCCTTAG
- a CDS encoding sugar transferase yields the protein MDITGALVGLVISLPLFPLLALAIWLDSPGPIVYTQTRVGEHGRPFRMYKLRTMYVGAEERAPLPVGGAELDQVVVKRYPDPRVTRVGRWLRRWSLDELPQFVNVLRGEMSLVGPRPEEERLVRLYTDEQRRRLVVKPGMTGPMQVNGRGRLTLSERLALELDYIEHYSLRRDCLILWQTIFAVIRGDGAL from the coding sequence ATGGATATCACTGGCGCTCTAGTGGGGTTGGTGATCTCGCTACCCCTCTTTCCCCTACTAGCGCTGGCGATCTGGCTAGACTCACCTGGCCCGATTGTATATACGCAAACGCGGGTAGGCGAGCACGGGCGGCCGTTTCGTATGTACAAGCTGCGTACCATGTATGTGGGTGCGGAGGAGCGCGCACCGTTGCCCGTCGGGGGAGCAGAATTGGACCAAGTCGTGGTGAAGCGATATCCCGACCCACGCGTGACACGAGTGGGGCGTTGGTTGCGACGGTGGAGCCTGGATGAATTGCCTCAGTTCGTTAACGTGTTGCGCGGGGAGATGAGCCTGGTAGGCCCACGGCCGGAGGAAGAGCGCCTAGTCCGCCTGTATACAGACGAGCAGCGGCGACGACTCGTAGTGAAGCCGGGGATGACTGGGCCGATGCAGGTGAACGGCCGCGGCCGGCTCACCCTGAGTGAGCGCTTAGCGTTAGAGCTCGATTACATCGAGCACTACTCGCTGCGCCGTGATTGTTTGATCCTGTGGCAGACGATCTTCGCGGTCATACGAGGGGACGGCGCGTTGTAA
- a CDS encoding flippase-like domain-containing protein, which translates to MIKLSELDHNASPPASLSQRGYQAVGRAMRIGRFWLGLMLSGGAAYLAIRTTDLDRVRHAFSEANPIWVALALASVLMTVGVKAARWRALYPRTGRRPRFRALTMALLIGMTANLLAPARLGELARIYVVERLEGQSKALSLSTIAIEKWADLIMLLLTFAALLPFFSWPTWLTAWGQRLAWLASALTATLVASLFFLNRMHSLAERVACCLPARWSNSVLGIWHAIQEGLFALRTVPQIGALLGWTLMVWLVSASTNLLLLRALALPSSLLIALTLLVILQAGNALPSSPAKIGTFHYLAILGLGLFDIPQDVALAFAVWLHLVVVVLLIGLGILCLMWISFVAERKPT; encoded by the coding sequence GTGATCAAATTGAGCGAGCTCGACCACAACGCTTCACCGCCCGCTTCTCTCTCTCAAAGAGGATATCAAGCAGTTGGCCGGGCCATGCGAATTGGCCGTTTCTGGTTAGGCCTGATGCTGAGCGGAGGAGCTGCCTATCTGGCTATACGGACGACGGATCTAGACCGGGTGCGTCATGCGTTTAGTGAGGCGAACCCCATATGGGTGGCGTTGGCTCTGGCTTCGGTGTTAATGACAGTGGGAGTGAAAGCAGCTCGCTGGCGGGCCCTTTACCCTCGAACAGGCCGGCGTCCGCGCTTTCGAGCATTAACCATGGCTCTTTTGATCGGCATGACAGCGAATTTACTAGCGCCAGCTCGCTTGGGAGAGCTGGCGCGCATCTACGTAGTCGAGCGGTTAGAGGGGCAAAGCAAGGCCCTGTCCCTTAGCACGATTGCTATCGAAAAATGGGCGGACCTGATCATGTTGCTGCTTACGTTTGCAGCTCTGCTACCTTTTTTCTCCTGGCCAACCTGGCTAACGGCCTGGGGACAGCGCTTGGCCTGGCTCGCCAGCGCGCTGACAGCGACGCTAGTCGCCAGCCTCTTCTTCCTAAACCGGATGCACTCCCTAGCCGAGCGCGTGGCCTGTTGCTTGCCCGCCCGTTGGAGCAACTCTGTGCTGGGTATCTGGCATGCGATCCAGGAAGGGTTGTTCGCCTTGCGCACTGTGCCGCAGATAGGGGCTCTTCTGGGCTGGACCCTAATGGTGTGGTTGGTCTCTGCCAGCACTAATCTGCTTCTCTTGCGCGCGCTGGCGCTCCCATCGTCACTGCTCATCGCCCTAACACTGCTGGTCATCTTGCAGGCCGGCAATGCACTTCCGTCGTCACCGGCCAAGATTGGCACGTTTCATTACCTGGCTATCTTAGGGCTGGGGCTGTTTGATATTCCGCAAGATGTGGCACTGGCTTTCGCTGTCTGGCTACATCTGGTTGTGGTTGTCCTGCTAATCGGGCTAGGCATCCTCTGTCTGATGTGGATAAGCTTTGTTGCCGAACGAAAGCCGACATGA
- a CDS encoding CBS domain-containing protein has product MRVILTHEHADFDAVASLLAAHKLHPDAIPVLPRQMNRNVRDFILLHRDVLPFRHVDELPRMRIDHAIAVDTQTFQPLRRMGPHTTGQFIDHHPKQEPLPAGWQFWGEEIGSTTTLLVEQIAERHIPVTPLEATLFLLGIYEDTGSLTYGTTTSRDARCAAWLLEHGANLDVVNRFLHHPITPEQWALYQQLAEHSHPYDFAGHPVIIATARSNQYVNEVSVLAHKLRDLYEPEGLFLLVDQGDRIQLVARSTSEAIDVGAIAQELGGGGHSRAAAAVLRDISLKQAEQRLIELLQKHVRPAVTVAQIMSHGQPQTVTPDTTVAEAAERMQRYGFEGFPVVTEDGQIVGMLTRRQVDRALHHKLSNVPVRQIMHSGTVVVHPEDSVQRLQALMIEHGWGQIPVVSSEDGRLLGIVTRTDLIKTWALPPGHARTLASRLKAALPASLHALLQEVGRVAQELGYPIYAVGGFVRDLLLDIPNLDLDLVVEGDAIRLAHELAQRWGGRVRGHKRFGTAKWILPEEGIYGPNPIPSLDFVTARTEFYEHPTALPTVERSNIKQDLHRRDFTINTLAIRLDPDRWGELLDFYGGERDLQEGLIRVLHSLSFVEDPTRILRAVRLEQRLGFRIEPRTEELIGNALELLERVSGERIRNELILILREPEPERALARLAGLGVLPHIHPALRYDSWLAERFQALRAALTSREPPVAIEHLYWALWLYRLDISEQEGIMQRLRFDSRARGLIERTRHLRAQEAQLTENHLCPSQIYRILAPAGPAARLVFRAATDSWLARQRVDQFEQHLAQVTTELDGHDLRRMGLKPGPAYRRILEALLDARLDGKVNSREEEEALARSLIAAEIE; this is encoded by the coding sequence ATGCGGGTGATCCTCACGCACGAACACGCGGATTTCGACGCGGTGGCTTCACTGTTAGCAGCGCACAAGCTGCACCCGGACGCCATTCCCGTCCTGCCGCGCCAGATGAACCGCAACGTGCGCGACTTTATCCTCTTGCATCGGGATGTGCTCCCCTTCCGTCATGTCGACGAACTCCCACGAATGCGCATTGATCATGCTATCGCCGTGGACACGCAAACGTTTCAGCCCTTGCGCCGGATGGGCCCTCATACTACTGGCCAGTTCATTGACCACCATCCCAAGCAGGAGCCGCTGCCGGCTGGCTGGCAGTTCTGGGGTGAAGAGATCGGCTCGACCACCACGCTGCTGGTGGAACAGATCGCCGAACGCCATATCCCAGTGACGCCTCTGGAAGCCACCCTCTTTCTGCTTGGCATCTACGAGGACACTGGCTCCCTCACCTATGGCACGACCACGTCACGGGATGCGCGCTGTGCGGCCTGGCTGCTGGAGCACGGTGCGAACCTCGACGTGGTCAACCGCTTTCTGCATCATCCCATCACCCCCGAACAGTGGGCATTGTATCAGCAACTGGCGGAGCACAGCCACCCCTACGACTTCGCCGGCCATCCCGTCATCATCGCCACTGCGCGGTCGAATCAATATGTGAACGAAGTCTCTGTGCTCGCCCATAAACTGCGCGATCTGTACGAGCCGGAGGGCCTCTTTTTGCTCGTAGATCAGGGAGATCGCATTCAACTGGTGGCACGCAGCACTTCTGAGGCGATTGACGTGGGCGCCATTGCTCAGGAGCTAGGCGGAGGCGGGCATAGCCGAGCGGCAGCGGCTGTCCTGCGCGACATCTCCTTGAAGCAGGCCGAACAACGGCTGATAGAGCTCCTGCAGAAACACGTGCGGCCAGCCGTCACGGTGGCCCAGATCATGTCGCACGGGCAGCCGCAGACGGTGACGCCAGACACTACGGTGGCCGAGGCGGCCGAGCGGATGCAGCGCTACGGGTTCGAGGGGTTCCCTGTGGTGACCGAGGATGGCCAGATCGTCGGCATGCTCACCCGCCGCCAAGTGGACCGAGCTTTGCATCACAAGCTGAGCAACGTGCCGGTGCGCCAGATCATGCATTCCGGAACGGTCGTCGTTCATCCGGAGGACTCGGTGCAGCGCCTGCAAGCCTTGATGATCGAGCACGGCTGGGGCCAGATCCCGGTCGTCTCCTCGGAGGATGGCCGCCTCTTGGGTATCGTCACACGCACGGACCTGATCAAGACGTGGGCCTTGCCGCCTGGCCACGCGCGAACGCTGGCGTCGCGTCTGAAGGCCGCCTTGCCAGCGTCCCTTCACGCCCTACTACAGGAGGTGGGACGCGTCGCGCAGGAGCTGGGCTATCCCATTTACGCCGTGGGCGGTTTCGTGCGCGATCTGCTGCTGGATATTCCCAATCTGGACCTCGATCTAGTAGTGGAGGGAGATGCCATTCGCCTGGCACACGAGTTGGCCCAACGCTGGGGAGGGCGAGTGCGCGGCCATAAGCGGTTCGGCACAGCCAAGTGGATTCTGCCCGAAGAAGGAATTTATGGGCCGAACCCCATCCCTTCGCTTGACTTCGTCACCGCCCGCACCGAGTTCTACGAACACCCCACTGCCTTGCCCACGGTCGAACGATCCAATATCAAGCAGGATTTGCATCGCCGCGATTTCACGATCAACACCCTGGCCATCCGACTAGACCCGGATCGCTGGGGTGAGCTTCTCGACTTTTACGGCGGCGAGCGTGATCTGCAGGAGGGGCTTATCCGGGTGCTGCACAGCCTGAGCTTCGTGGAGGATCCCACCCGTATCCTGCGCGCCGTTCGCTTGGAGCAGCGCCTGGGCTTTCGCATCGAGCCGCGCACAGAGGAGCTGATCGGCAACGCGCTAGAGCTGTTGGAGCGGGTGAGCGGCGAGCGCATCCGAAACGAGCTTATCCTGATCCTGCGGGAGCCAGAACCGGAACGAGCGTTGGCCCGCCTGGCCGGCCTGGGAGTGTTGCCCCACATCCATCCTGCACTGCGCTACGACTCGTGGCTAGCCGAGCGATTTCAGGCGTTGCGCGCGGCACTGACTAGCCGTGAGCCACCTGTTGCCATCGAGCACCTCTACTGGGCGCTGTGGCTCTACCGCCTGGATATCTCGGAGCAGGAAGGGATCATGCAGCGGTTGCGTTTTGACTCGCGAGCGCGTGGGCTAATTGAACGAACTCGTCATCTGCGTGCGCAAGAAGCGCAGCTCACAGAGAATCACCTTTGCCCTAGCCAGATCTATCGCATCCTGGCACCAGCCGGCCCGGCTGCTCGCCTGGTCTTCCGCGCAGCGACCGACTCATGGCTGGCGCGGCAGCGCGTGGACCAGTTCGAACAGCATCTGGCCCAGGTGACTACAGAATTGGATGGGCACGATCTACGTCGTATGGGGCTGAAGCCCGGCCCTGCCTACCGTCGCATCCTGGAGGCTCTGCTGGATGCCCGTCTAGATGGAAAGGTCAACAGCCGAGAGGAGGAAGAAGCATTAGCACGTTCACTCATTGCAGCTGAGATCGAGTAA
- a CDS encoding LCP family protein has protein sequence MRSRAIAMCVVMTATFCLAVLGACAWRGRPSASDTGLKPVRPLTIFPGAEATPTSPPFVPDQVVRPILPTVPPDRLPTLTPQRGEPPTPIPSAIEVPRSLRNTENLLVLGSDQRKPGQPWRTDVIMVVAIDRAQRRVGIISIPRDLWVKIPGVGWERINTADFYGSLRKKKNDNPPNGIELLKETLRQNLGIPIHHYVRVDFEGFKGAVDALGGITVTVDCPLRDPGWDTPGKRWQLEPGNYFMTGEDALRYVRSRYTGGDLDRARRQQRVLLAMRDRALEINLWPRLPALYREFRDRVLTDLGPLDILDLARFGLSLRAEDIHGLVIGRPMVRDWITRSGAMVLVPDYRQIREAIEGLFDLPPLSETNDLSQQCP, from the coding sequence ATGCGTTCACGCGCTATCGCTATGTGCGTTGTCATGACAGCAACTTTCTGCCTTGCCGTCCTGGGAGCTTGTGCTTGGCGAGGACGACCGTCAGCATCTGATACGGGCTTGAAACCGGTTCGGCCCCTCACCATCTTCCCCGGCGCGGAGGCAACGCCTACATCGCCGCCCTTTGTCCCTGATCAAGTGGTTCGCCCGATCCTCCCCACCGTGCCGCCGGATAGGCTGCCCACCCTCACACCGCAACGCGGAGAGCCGCCGACCCCTATCCCTAGCGCCATCGAGGTCCCGCGCTCGCTGCGTAACACCGAGAACCTGCTGGTCTTAGGATCGGACCAGCGCAAACCCGGACAGCCGTGGCGAACCGATGTGATCATGGTTGTGGCCATTGACCGTGCGCAAAGACGAGTGGGGATTATCTCCATTCCACGTGACCTTTGGGTGAAAATCCCTGGCGTCGGCTGGGAGCGCATTAACACGGCTGACTTCTATGGCTCTTTACGCAAAAAAAAGAACGACAATCCCCCTAACGGCATAGAGTTGCTGAAGGAAACCCTGCGTCAAAACCTGGGCATCCCGATCCACCACTATGTGCGCGTGGATTTCGAAGGGTTTAAGGGCGCTGTGGATGCGCTGGGCGGGATCACGGTCACAGTGGACTGCCCGCTGCGTGACCCCGGTTGGGATACGCCGGGGAAACGCTGGCAACTTGAGCCTGGCAACTATTTCATGACTGGGGAGGACGCGCTAAGATATGTACGCTCACGGTACACAGGCGGCGACCTAGATCGAGCCCGCCGCCAACAGCGCGTGTTGCTGGCCATGCGCGACCGAGCGCTGGAGATCAATCTCTGGCCGCGTCTTCCCGCACTATACCGAGAGTTTCGCGATAGGGTCCTCACCGACCTCGGGCCGCTGGACATCCTGGACCTGGCGCGGTTTGGGCTGAGCCTACGCGCCGAGGATATTCACGGCCTTGTAATCGGCCGGCCCATGGTGCGCGATTGGATCACTCGCAGCGGAGCAATGGTCCTCGTGCCCGATTACCGTCAAATCCGGGAAGCCATCGAGGGCCTGTTCGACTTGCCGCCGCTCTCAGAGACGAACGATCTCAGCCAACAATGTCCCTGA